From the Carassius auratus strain Wakin chromosome 36, ASM336829v1, whole genome shotgun sequence genome, the window ATAGAAAACTAGTTTTTGCGTGCAGCCGGCGAGGACAACTCAATAGACAGCCGTTTCTTGCCATTATTTCCCTGTGcatgatatttttttattgcatctcaATCCATACAGACTGTAAACTCATGTTGACAAAATGAATCTGTTGTTGTGGCGTTGCACTGAAAATGCGGCGCAGGAAATAGATCATAAGCAGCACATTTTCTGTTATTAAAGAAGACAAGACAAGAGGCGGTGATTACCGTAAAGCACGTCACATTTTAATGTCTCGTTCCAACTCTTTCTACAGCTCTGTCAGGTTGATAAGAAAGCAGACCTTCACAACGCACAGACAACAGTGGCAGTAAGAGCACACACGCTCATTAGCAGGAGAACCAATGCCTGGTTATATCTCTCCACATTCTCCTCTGTTCTACCATGCCTTTGAGCTCAGCTTGTCATTAAGGGGTAAGGGGTTCAAGCACAGGGACATTATCTAACATGAAAATGGATATGTAGATATGTGTGATTTATGTACTTATAAAAGCATGCAACGATACAAAAGAGAACCGCCAGGCCCGTGGCATTCAGGGATGAGGAACATGTCGGAACTGGAATGTTAGTACTGACGGACAATAAGGTGAGTGGCAACCATTAAACTCAAATTGATGTGAAGACTTTAAAAGAAGCTGCCCAGATGAGCAATGGGAGGAAAGCAAACTGGTTCTTGAACTATTACCTATAACCTCACAGATGCTGCTTTACATCCAAAAAGTATTGACATAGATTAgtgaatgttgttgttgttgttgcattcatGTTGACCTCATTTGACTCCCGGGCTTCTGAATACACACTGATTTCCACAGAGTTCATCCCAGCAATTTGGGCAACTAATGTGACTAAAAAATAAGAGCTATATGACAGATTAACTGATATAAATCTTAAATACGACCACACAGACACAAAACGCACACACATTTCATTTAGCACACCTCTAGCTGCTAGCCATGCCACATCATTTAGTTCCCCTTAATTAGTTAATAATTTGCCATCAAATTAAATGAAGCAATTTATAAGTAAGgtacaaaactattttaacattCATTAACAAACGCTCCAATGTAACTTATAAAGGTGGATTTAGTAGTACAAATcattaaatatcatttaataCAAAGcatctgtgtaatttattatacttttgtATGCTTGTTTTAGGCAGGTTTTTGTCCAATTAGAAGCATTTAACTATCATcctattttttcattatatatgcaTGGTTATTAAAATTCAtcaaatttgttaaaaatgaacCTACATTATAAAACTGACCGGAGACACTGGTTAATGTGCTCCAGATCAGAATTTTGAATGGTTTGAACGCAAAGGTTCGATGTAATGGAGCCAGTTTCACACACACTCTGAACCACTGATTGGAAACAAATGATTCCCAAAGGTTTCAAAGCTTCGTGAAGCCCTGCTTGAAACGCTCCCATCACTAGCATACGGCCGAAGAAATGCTCTGAAGCCAAAAGACAAAGCCAAAAAACCAGATCTGACAAACGGAGAAAATCCTAAGTATAGTGAAGCTtgcttgcttcttttttttttttttttggacagataAGAGAATTTATTGTATAAACTGCCGTGTAAAACCCAATGGTATCAGTGTAATTTACATATAACTATTAGACGTTGATTGTGATACTAGACTCCTAAATGCAcctttaatgttacaaaaaaatatatatatgttaaggaaaacatgaaaataaatgtaaattagcaCCAGTCGATCACACAGGCTACAAAAACAATATGCCTTTTGTTTTTACTGAAGCATTTGGCATCAtagctaccttttttttttcaacttttgcCAAAAATTTTAACACTTGTttttaaagaaagagagaaaaagatttAAAACTATGCATGATGACCTATTAAATGTTTCCTGTCCCCTGGCCACACTTCCGTGGAACAGCTAAGGAAGGGTGGATATTGTCCTTCCTGTCTTTGTGTCGGGAACTGTTATGATTGCTGTGGACGTGAGAGAGCTTTGCTTATTCTGACACTAGTTTACACGCATGATGGCTGTTTCGTAGGATTGGCTGCAGCAGTTTGTTGATGTCACTTGTTATGAATGAGCCGTCAGTGCGGACTGGCATCCAATCGAAATACACAGCTAGGCCAGGGCTGTTTAAATACTCAAAATGCACATGAGTCATGCAGATGAAGGCTACAAATGATCCAATGCACGTTTATATTATGCAGCAGTTGGAAAGTAACCGAGAGAATAACTTGCTCTCTACTCTTGATCTCTATTTCCAAATAGAGCACTTCAAGTGgggataatatatattttagttagaAACACAAGGGAACAGTTACAAACACATGCGCAAGCTCTTTGCTGGATCAGTCTAACTGAACGACCATCGAAACATCGAAACCATCAAAGCTTACCGAGATATCCTCAGCTCACCTGTCCTATATTTCAATATGAAAGAGCACAATCTACTGGACTCACGGGAGAACAAAGATGAGTCAAAActgttttctgtattatttttgtaACTATTTTCCTGTACGATGGTCACTtagttttttcaaataatttctaaGCAAATGCGTGTGCTCGGTCAATCCCACAGGATAACtcaaaaaacaaaatagaaataaCTGAAATACTTCTCACAGCTTCATCAGTAATAAATACAGTGCAGGGAACAATGTTGAGACCAATCTTTTTCTTCAAAGTttccttgtgaagtgaaaatgaaaaaactTCGTAGTGCATGCGGCATACAATTATGTGACAAATCGGAATCCTTCAAAccaaatgaaaatgctaattagaTGGGATTGTTTTAATAGTGATCCGTTGAGTTCAGTTAAAAGGTCAAATCTTAATGCTTCTCTCACAGGAGCGCAAATGATGTGATTCATTTCAgtcacaataaaaaagaaaaaaaaatgcataaaatttaaGAGGTTAGAAAGGATCAAGGGGGAAAAGATAAAGTAATAGTGAAAATATAAAACGggtaaaaatcaattaaagaaacAACAGCTTCTATTAAAAGATACTGAACTTTTATTTCTCGCAGCCTTGCTATTGTTCTATCTGCATGTTGTTGCATTTCATCAGTAAAGTCCGTGTTTGGGATGGTGTGTTTGGGCTCACATGATGGTGCAGCACTTGCAGGGTTGTTTCTCCTTGCTTTTGACCTCAGCAGCGCCCCCTTCTGGCTGCCCCGACTCGCCTGCTGCCTCTTCAGCCTTCGGTGGCTCTGCTGGGCTGCCATTAGGGGGCGCCTGTTCCTGCTTGCTGTCACTGGTGGCGGTCTTGGCATCTCCGTCCTCGATGAGCACCACCTCAGCCTTCACAGTTGTGCTCTCCAGCCCAAAAACCTTCTTTGTTTCATCCTCGTCCTCAATGCTCTGGTAGCCCATGAAAACCATCGTAACTGGGTTCTCCGCGCTGGCCCCGCCCACTTCTGTCTGAGGGGCTGCGGGTTTGGCTTCTACACCCGTGATCTCCATAATGGGGGCTGGGACTACATCTTTCTCTACCTTCTCCACCTTCTCGACCTGCCCTCGCTCCAGCTGCGGCGTAGTCTTGTTGCTCTCGCTCATGGTCACCTCATCGGCCTTGAGGAGAAGCTCATCCACCTCTGAAGAGCTGAGCTGGTGGACGCCGTTGGTCACTGCACCGTCCACACTGCGCACCTCATGCACCACTGCAAAGAGAAAAACAAGATGGACTTGATCAGGaaagacacacacagagatttTTCTTTGACTGATAACTCTTCATCTTAAGATGCAAGTGGAAAAGTATTATCAACTCCAGCATTTGTGGGTCTACGACAAATAAGAGGATCCAACACAGTAAAAAACGTTTTCAAAGGTAAATTAAACAAAGATTTTTGGAGTACTTCTTAGTGAAagatactatttcagtctttgtaCTTGAAAATGTCAAGTTCTGTTTAATTCTGTTCACATTCAATGTGATGTTTCTATGTAATTATTGGTGAAACTTACTAgcaaattctgaataaaaatgtatgacgttttttttttttttttgggggggggggttcttttattttgtgttttcctCATTCTCAacaatttaaagacatttttcatttaattatttactttgaAATGAACTAAAAATGTCATGTGGAATAACCATCAATAAAAGAACTAACATACTTTGAACAAGTGcattaattctaataaaaaaaataattaaaaaaaataaataaaggttctaataaatgttaatatttatctTTTTCGTACTATTACAAATATAGTTAGttctttattcataaaaaattttGTTTTCGGGAATTTTTCAGGGGTCCTTTCTATTTCCTATGAATgtctttttggtaacactttacaataaaattaaatagttgATTAATTGATTCGTTTTTATtcgttaactactttagttaacatgaacaaagaatgaacaatactttatacagcatttattaatcttaattaatgttaatctcaacaattactaatgcattattaaagtcaaaagctttttttgaattaactaacaatgaacaactgtattttcattagctaacattaacaaagatgaataaatactgttataaatgtattgttcgttGTTTGTTAATACATCAACCTTTTGACGGTATAACACCACATTACTTTTATGCAGGTAAACgtttttcaaatatttgattattttaacaaaactactttgttgtttttataataaaatggcAAAAGCCTTTAATGAGGCTTTCTCTTCAGTATATCGGGACGGTTGTATCATCCCAGTATTGcgaaaatatatatctttaaacgtagaaattaaaaatgtcaaaatattacatgtatttttttaaacaaagcaaaaagaaacaaaaccaaaaaaaaaaaaagtaaaaaaaaaggatgcaaacAAAAGTGAGCAACATGTGATTGACCCTTGTATCTTGCAGATGGTAATAAACACAGGGTGACCATAGTCCTTTTTTCACATACATGGCTATGATTTCTAAATTGGCTAAAATTTGGCTGTTTTCTTATTGATGGTCTCTCTATACAGTCCTCATATGTTATATGTTCGAATATTTGCATTGTTATGACTGTTCTCTGTAAATCCCACTTTCTTGCCACAATTGATCGATGTATAATACTGGCATGCTATTGGCaactacttttcagtcattaccttcagcaagtgtgaaaacaacagaaaaacaaaaccaaaacccaGATACTGACCAGGACATGTCTGGAGGGAAAAAAAGGGTGTATGGTCACTAAATAAACAGCACTGATGCCATTCGTGACAATGACGATATGAATCCTTTATACAGTGTGTTACAGCAAACTTCAAGCCAATGTTGAAGCACATTCTTTTACTGTAGGTTTACTATAAGAATTTTGACTAAGTAAGAATTCATAATATTGTGACTCCAATgaagactgaagaaaaaaaaaaactaattctac encodes:
- the LOC113055068 gene encoding paralemmin-1 isoform X1, coding for MEMSESVSQQERLQAIAEKRKRQTEIENKKRQLEDDRRQLQHLKSKALRERWLLDGAPSAGPEEDETTKQLREDEAKTRGLEETILRLERELEELETAVSATSTKENLSDAVQDVNTKTVEQTVVTDSVKVVHEVRSVDGAVTNGVHQLSSSEVDELLLKADEVTMSESNKTTPQLERGQVEKVEKVEKDVVPAPIMEITGVEAKPAAPQTEVGGASAENPVTMVFMGYQSIEDEDETKKVFGLESTTVKAEVVLIEDGDAKTATSDSKQEQAPPNGSPAEPPKAEEAAGESGQPEGGAAEVKSKEKQPCKCCTIM